The Marinifilum sp. JC120 genome window below encodes:
- a CDS encoding NADH-quinone oxidoreductase subunit N, whose protein sequence is MNVNPYLFMPELSMFLIIALLFVQAVGSERMRDKVGVWLPIASLLPIAVSLLSVGQEGLFFHGAYQIDPLSQFFKVAIAIGFSVTIFNATRQPTLETEKRSDYFLFLAISAWGLMMLASSVELITMYLALELSSYALYAIIALRAKDKGAAEAAIKYIMFGAVSTALALYGFSYILAGMHTTYLAELVQKTWSFEAAPMAVTGMGLFLLGMFYKLALFPFHFWCPDVYEGASNETAAFVATLPKLGAVVILIRLAAMFKPGYDITTVIAVLAALSMTFGNLAALAQKDVKRILGYSSVAHAGYIMIGLVSGTAEGLAAASFYTLAYVAMNLTCFWVVSRVSVDGRNLQLDDLNGLHKRAPALAFALAVGAFALVGLPPMAGFMGKLFLFSSGWNHGYNWLIIIAGINTAISIYYYLGLVRHAYTKDAAEDLPLPDTSAFSFAGAALLSLLVLGLGMMPAGVFDFALKVGSVMP, encoded by the coding sequence ATGAATGTGAATCCATATCTTTTCATGCCGGAACTTTCCATGTTCCTGATTATTGCCCTGTTGTTTGTGCAGGCGGTGGGCAGTGAGAGGATGCGTGATAAGGTCGGCGTCTGGCTGCCCATTGCGTCTCTTTTGCCGATTGCGGTCTCTCTGCTTTCAGTCGGTCAGGAAGGGTTGTTCTTTCATGGGGCCTATCAGATCGATCCGCTTTCGCAGTTTTTTAAAGTAGCCATAGCTATCGGCTTTAGTGTGACGATATTTAACGCCACCCGTCAGCCAACATTGGAGACTGAAAAAAGATCTGATTACTTTCTGTTTCTCGCCATTAGCGCATGGGGCCTCATGATGCTCGCTTCGTCAGTGGAGCTGATCACCATGTACCTTGCGCTGGAGCTTTCATCTTATGCCCTTTATGCGATCATCGCACTTAGGGCCAAGGACAAAGGCGCGGCTGAAGCGGCAATTAAGTACATCATGTTCGGTGCGGTTTCTACGGCACTTGCCTTGTACGGATTTTCCTACATCCTCGCCGGAATGCATACTACCTACCTTGCGGAACTGGTCCAGAAGACATGGTCTTTCGAGGCCGCACCCATGGCTGTAACTGGTATGGGATTGTTCTTGCTGGGTATGTTTTACAAGCTGGCTCTGTTTCCATTCCATTTTTGGTGCCCGGATGTTTATGAAGGTGCGAGCAACGAAACCGCCGCTTTTGTGGCAACCCTGCCCAAGCTCGGCGCGGTGGTAATTTTGATTCGCCTCGCAGCCATGTTCAAGCCCGGTTACGATATCACAACCGTGATCGCCGTACTTGCTGCATTGTCTATGACCTTCGGTAACCTTGCTGCGCTGGCCCAAAAGGATGTGAAGCGTATTCTCGGGTATTCATCCGTTGCCCATGCTGGTTACATTATGATCGGACTTGTTTCAGGCACTGCCGAGGGACTTGCTGCCGCGTCATTTTACACACTGGCTTACGTGGCAATGAACCTGACCTGTTTCTGGGTGGTCAGCCGCGTATCCGTGGATGGACGTAACTTGCAACTGGATGACCTGAATGGCCTACACAAGCGCGCCCCGGCCCTTGCTTTTGCCTTGGCTGTTGGAGCTTTCGCGCTGGTCGGCCTGCCACCCATGGCAGGATTCATGGGCAAGCTGTTCCTGTTCTCATCAGGCTGGAATCACGGCTACAACTGGCTGATCATTATCGCCGGGATTAACACCGCCATTTCCATATACTATTATCTGGGACTTGTCCGCCATGCCTACACCAAGGATGCTGCCGAGGATCTGCCCCTGCCGGACACTTCCGCATTCAGCTTCGCCGGGGCGGCTCTGCTTTCCCTGCTCGTGCTGGGACTGGGCATGATGCCCGCAGGCGTGTTTGATTTCGCGTTGAAGGTGGGGAGTGTTATGCCGTAG
- a CDS encoding NADH-quinone oxidoreductase subunit M: MQEVAYPVLTVLIFFPLLAAIGLFFLRGENTVRIYTLVVSIIELALSYPLFAGFKLESAAFQFVERMDWVGQWGVEYYLGTDGISFLMIILTIAVLPLCVLCSWTYITTRIKEFHFCLLFMTAACVGVFTALDLVLFYVFWEAMLVPMYLLIAVWGGPEKRYASLKFFLYTLAGSALLLVAIVAFRVAGGTFAIPELMEQNFAFSFQFWAFLALALAFAIKVPMFPFHTWLPAAHVQAPTAGSVILASVLLKMGTYGFLRFNLPLTPAASDYFAPFMIAISIAGILYGGIVALGQNDIKKVIAYSSVGHMGFVTLGIFLFNQRGLEGALFQMLNHGITTGGLFMMIGAVYERSHSRELEDNQGLGKYMPAYMFFWGLFALSSFGFPGTNSFVGEILVFVGAFEQNPWIGALMVPGAMVAAAYMLRVSLKLAWGRPTSWKQWPDLNLREWTYLAVPAVFVLYIGLAPGLCFKIMDASLIKLEKDVKEGAKIVSIQKENPLQLAFNSLKGIVK; this comes from the coding sequence ATGCAAGAAGTAGCTTATCCTGTTCTGACCGTCCTGATCTTTTTCCCGCTGCTGGCGGCCATCGGACTTTTTTTCCTCCGTGGCGAGAACACAGTGCGGATATATACTCTGGTCGTGTCAATCATAGAACTCGCGCTCTCGTACCCTCTCTTTGCCGGATTCAAACTAGAATCCGCCGCTTTCCAGTTTGTGGAAAGGATGGATTGGGTAGGGCAGTGGGGTGTTGAATATTATCTTGGTACCGACGGCATCAGTTTTTTGATGATTATTTTGACCATCGCTGTGCTGCCGCTCTGTGTACTTTGTTCTTGGACCTACATCACTACAAGGATTAAGGAATTCCATTTCTGTCTGCTGTTTATGACTGCGGCCTGTGTTGGAGTTTTTACCGCCCTTGATCTGGTCCTTTTCTACGTATTCTGGGAAGCAATGCTGGTTCCCATGTACCTGCTTATTGCCGTTTGGGGCGGACCTGAGAAGCGTTATGCATCGCTCAAGTTCTTCCTCTACACTTTGGCAGGCTCGGCACTGTTGCTGGTGGCAATTGTCGCCTTCAGAGTTGCCGGAGGAACCTTCGCTATTCCTGAACTCATGGAGCAGAACTTTGCCTTCAGTTTTCAGTTCTGGGCATTTTTGGCCCTTGCACTGGCTTTTGCGATTAAAGTTCCAATGTTCCCGTTCCACACATGGCTTCCAGCTGCGCACGTACAGGCCCCCACAGCCGGATCGGTTATTCTGGCTTCTGTGCTTTTGAAAATGGGAACCTACGGGTTTCTACGTTTCAACCTGCCTTTAACTCCGGCAGCCAGTGATTACTTTGCACCGTTCATGATTGCCATTTCCATTGCCGGAATTCTCTACGGCGGAATCGTGGCTCTCGGGCAGAACGATATCAAAAAAGTTATCGCCTACTCATCTGTGGGCCATATGGGATTTGTCACTCTCGGCATCTTCCTCTTCAATCAGCGCGGGCTGGAAGGCGCGCTCTTCCAGATGCTCAACCACGGTATCACTACCGGTGGTCTGTTTATGATGATCGGTGCTGTCTACGAGCGCAGTCACAGCCGTGAACTGGAAGATAACCAAGGTCTTGGTAAATACATGCCAGCCTACATGTTCTTCTGGGGTCTTTTCGCGCTGTCCTCCTTCGGCTTTCCCGGAACCAACAGCTTTGTGGGTGAGATTCTTGTCTTTGTAGGCGCGTTTGAGCAGAATCCATGGATTGGTGCACTGATGGTGCCCGGAGCCATGGTTGCCGCAGCCTACATGTTGCGTGTATCCCTCAAGCTGGCATGGGGCCGCCCGACTTCATGGAAGCAATGGCCTGATCTTAACCTGCGCGAATGGACATACTTGGCCGTTCCGGCAGTTTTTGTCCTTTACATCGGTCTGGCACCGGGGCTTTGTTTTAAGATAATGGATGCCTCGCTCATCAAGCTGGAGAAGGACGTGAAGGAAGGGGCTAAGATTGTTTCCATCCAAAAGGAAAACCCGCTGCAACTGGCATTCAATTCCCTTAAGGGAATTGTGAAATAG
- a CDS encoding Na(+)/H(+) antiporter subunit D has translation MTLNGFLHPALPFIALAMALPFFRGKQWKWFLLIPPIIAIVVVFTATLGNFGVIPYLGNVLVLGRVDKLSLVFANVFAIQSLIGMIYALHMDDRAHHAAAALYVAGSFGCVFAGDYLSLFIFWELMAVASTFLVWLHRTKTSSAAGFRYFLFHMLGGLFLLGGLLLRYSEIGTFAFLPVDPQGIEYYDWLILIGFCVNAAVVPLHAWLPDAYPEATIPGAVFMCAFTTKTAVYVLARGFSGVYALAVAGTFMAVYGVLYASMENNARRILSYHIVSQVGYMVAGIGIGTAMCLNGAVAHAYAHILYKGLLFMSVGTILYAVGTADLDRLGGLVGKMPVVMLLYMVGAVSISGMPLFNGFVSKTMTITGAAESHHTLLAVGLEIAAVGTFLSVGIKLPYFAFWGKPAKTDIKLNPIPKNMYVAMGIAAFLCFAQGVYPQMLYKLLPFPVEYDPYTPWHLLQAAMLLGFTGAGFWIMRKVIVPHHGRNLDFDKLYRFIGNMGLLLVCRPIAWADSIWTTVYRVIGLKWLMDSAAGSSWFDRKGIDTVVDGTAYTVRDIGRTGAKIQTGRLQDYLGLAVFIALCVYGLVWYFG, from the coding sequence ATGACGCTTAACGGTTTTCTCCATCCCGCACTGCCCTTTATAGCTCTGGCAATGGCTCTGCCATTCTTCCGGGGTAAACAGTGGAAATGGTTTCTGCTCATTCCGCCGATCATTGCTATCGTTGTTGTTTTTACCGCGACGCTGGGCAATTTCGGAGTCATTCCCTATCTCGGCAATGTGCTGGTACTGGGCAGAGTGGATAAACTTTCGCTGGTCTTTGCCAACGTTTTTGCCATCCAATCACTAATCGGTATGATCTACGCTCTGCACATGGATGATAGAGCGCACCATGCTGCGGCAGCTCTTTATGTTGCCGGATCATTCGGCTGTGTTTTTGCCGGTGACTATTTGTCCCTGTTTATTTTCTGGGAACTTATGGCGGTGGCTTCCACCTTTTTGGTCTGGCTGCACCGCACCAAGACTTCCAGCGCAGCAGGTTTCAGGTATTTCCTGTTCCACATGCTGGGTGGTCTTTTCCTGCTCGGTGGATTGCTGCTCCGCTATTCCGAGATCGGCACTTTTGCCTTTCTGCCTGTGGACCCACAGGGCATAGAATATTACGATTGGCTGATCCTGATCGGGTTCTGCGTCAACGCCGCTGTTGTGCCTTTGCACGCATGGCTACCTGATGCTTATCCCGAAGCTACTATTCCGGGCGCGGTATTCATGTGCGCCTTCACCACCAAGACTGCGGTCTACGTACTGGCCCGTGGATTCTCCGGAGTCTACGCGCTGGCTGTAGCCGGAACATTCATGGCGGTCTATGGAGTGCTTTACGCGTCCATGGAGAACAACGCGCGCAGGATTCTTTCCTATCACATTGTTTCGCAGGTCGGTTACATGGTCGCGGGTATCGGTATCGGTACGGCCATGTGTCTTAACGGCGCAGTGGCTCACGCTTATGCCCATATCCTTTATAAAGGATTGCTCTTCATGAGTGTGGGAACAATTCTCTACGCTGTCGGGACTGCTGACCTTGACCGTCTCGGCGGATTGGTCGGGAAAATGCCTGTGGTCATGCTCCTTTATATGGTTGGTGCGGTTTCCATTTCCGGTATGCCGCTCTTCAATGGATTTGTAAGTAAAACAATGACCATCACCGGGGCTGCTGAATCACACCATACCCTGCTTGCCGTAGGGCTTGAGATTGCCGCAGTGGGTACCTTCTTATCGGTGGGGATCAAGCTACCGTACTTCGCTTTCTGGGGTAAGCCCGCAAAGACGGATATCAAGCTTAATCCCATTCCCAAAAACATGTATGTGGCCATGGGCATCGCCGCTTTCCTCTGCTTTGCACAGGGTGTTTATCCTCAGATGCTTTACAAGCTGCTGCCGTTCCCCGTGGAATATGATCCTTATACTCCTTGGCATCTGTTGCAGGCGGCTATGCTGCTTGGTTTCACCGGAGCCGGGTTCTGGATCATGCGCAAGGTTATTGTACCGCATCACGGACGCAACCTTGATTTTGACAAGCTTTACCGCTTCATCGGTAATATGGGGTTGCTCCTTGTCTGCCGTCCCATCGCCTGGGCGGATTCAATATGGACCACCGTTTACCGGGTAATCGGTTTGAAGTGGCTGATGGATTCCGCCGCCGGGTCATCGTGGTTTGACCGCAAGGGTATTGATACCGTTGTGGACGGAACCGCGTATACCGTACGCGATATCGGCAGGACAGGGGCGAAGATACAGACCGGACGTTTGCAGGATTACCTCGGGCTGGCTGTGTTTATCGCACTCTGCGTTTACGGACTTGTCTGGTACTTTGGATAA
- a CDS encoding monovalent cation/H+ antiporter subunit D family protein, protein MTVSTEFITSARILVPLAITLVAPFLIWFFRENINRREAVSIWAGILTFISVVSMVPDVMDGKIVEYTLFTLFPGVNVSFAADGLAFIFALIASLLWVFATSYNIGYMRTLNEHAQTRYYFCFAVAIFGAIGVAFSANIFTLYLFYEIISVFTYPLVAHHQDDVSFNGARKYMVYLMGTSKLFLLPAMVMTYVLCGTLDFHLGDVAQGIFPADADPTLVTITYVLYIAGLAKAALMPFHNWLPSAMVAPTPVSALLHAVAVVKAGVFSVSRVILSGFGVDLMDTLGLGLPTAYLAAFTIVTASLIALTKDDIKARLAYSTVSQLSYIIIGVAMLTPEAVQGGLMHIAHHAFSKITLFFGAGAIYVATHLKQISRMDGLGRRMPWTFGAFAIASLSMIGVPPVCGFATKWYLVKGAVTIGQWGLLIALLASTLLNAGYFAPIVYRAFFKAPAEGANIEQYNEAPLCMVIPLFTTALISVWLGLYPQTFLNFINVFGKF, encoded by the coding sequence ATGACAGTTAGCACAGAATTCATCACCAGTGCTCGTATTCTCGTTCCGCTGGCAATCACCCTGGTGGCACCGTTTCTTATCTGGTTCTTCCGGGAGAATATCAACCGCCGTGAAGCTGTTTCCATCTGGGCCGGGATACTGACTTTTATTTCAGTAGTATCGATGGTCCCTGACGTGATGGACGGAAAGATTGTTGAGTATACTTTGTTCACCCTGTTTCCGGGCGTGAATGTCTCTTTCGCTGCTGACGGGTTGGCATTTATTTTCGCCCTGATTGCTTCGTTACTTTGGGTTTTCGCTACAAGCTATAATATCGGCTACATGCGTACCCTTAATGAACACGCCCAGACCAGATATTATTTCTGCTTTGCGGTCGCCATTTTCGGCGCCATAGGCGTGGCTTTCTCGGCAAATATTTTCACTCTCTATCTTTTTTACGAAATCATTTCCGTATTCACCTATCCGCTGGTTGCTCACCATCAGGATGATGTTTCCTTTAACGGGGCACGGAAATATATGGTCTACCTGATGGGTACTTCCAAGTTGTTCCTGCTTCCGGCCATGGTTATGACCTATGTGCTCTGCGGAACACTGGATTTCCATCTGGGTGATGTGGCGCAAGGGATCTTCCCGGCGGACGCAGACCCTACATTGGTGACCATCACCTACGTACTTTACATCGCAGGTCTGGCAAAAGCCGCACTCATGCCGTTTCACAACTGGCTTCCTTCAGCAATGGTCGCGCCGACTCCGGTCTCCGCTCTGCTGCACGCGGTGGCAGTTGTTAAGGCCGGGGTGTTCTCGGTTTCCCGTGTGATCCTCTCCGGCTTCGGGGTGGACCTTATGGATACGCTGGGGCTGGGATTGCCGACGGCCTACCTTGCGGCATTCACAATCGTAACCGCCTCTCTTATCGCCTTGACCAAGGATGATATTAAGGCTCGGCTTGCATACTCCACGGTCAGTCAGCTTTCTTACATCATTATCGGTGTTGCTATGCTGACTCCAGAAGCTGTGCAGGGCGGGTTGATGCATATCGCTCACCACGCTTTTTCCAAGATCACTTTGTTCTTCGGTGCCGGTGCCATTTACGTGGCAACCCATCTTAAACAGATCAGCCGCATGGATGGGCTGGGGCGGCGAATGCCATGGACCTTCGGGGCTTTTGCCATTGCGTCGCTATCCATGATCGGGGTGCCTCCGGTCTGCGGATTTGCTACCAAATGGTATCTGGTCAAAGGAGCTGTAACTATAGGGCAATGGGGACTTTTGATAGCCTTGCTGGCAAGTACTTTGCTGAATGCCGGGTACTTCGCTCCCATTGTTTACCGGGCATTCTTTAAGGCCCCGGCAGAAGGCGCAAATATTGAGCAATACAATGAAGCCCCGCTGTGTATGGTTATTCCACTCTTCACCACGGCCCTGATTTCGGTCTGGCTGGGACTTTATCCCCAGACCTTCCTGAACTTCATTAACGTGTTCGGCAAATTCTAA
- the nuoK gene encoding NADH-quinone oxidoreductase subunit NuoK, which translates to MSPLLMYQLVALLLLAIGLYGIVWRKSLVGMLISVELMLNGAGLSIVAASQLTEAGSAVGQIAALFVMGLAAAEATLVLAIIIVVAKRFKSVETDAITRLKG; encoded by the coding sequence ATGAGTCCTCTTTTGATGTATCAACTGGTGGCTCTTCTGCTGCTGGCTATCGGGCTGTACGGCATTGTCTGGCGTAAATCGCTGGTGGGTATGCTTATTTCTGTAGAGCTGATGCTCAATGGCGCAGGGCTGTCCATTGTCGCTGCCTCCCAGCTTACAGAGGCCGGAAGCGCAGTGGGGCAGATCGCCGCACTTTTTGTCATGGGGCTGGCCGCTGCTGAAGCGACCCTTGTGCTGGCAATAATCATTGTGGTGGCAAAACGGTTTAAGTCCGTTGAAACCGACGCAATAACAAGGCTGAAAGGGTAG
- a CDS encoding NADH-quinone oxidoreductase subunit J, with translation METLAKIAFAVYTLLILGGGCIAVGAHSLVRAMVGLISSLLGVAGMYMLMAAPFMAFMQILIYVGAVCVLIFFAIMLTRADDQGVESGSRRSGKSALAALTFIAPVTVIGFILVKFQPASINIPVEVPLIQIGRGLLEDYPVAFELISVVLLAAMAGAVLLAFEQKGKKGGKA, from the coding sequence ATGGAAACGCTCGCTAAAATTGCTTTCGCTGTCTACACGCTGCTGATACTCGGCGGCGGGTGTATAGCTGTGGGCGCACATAGTCTGGTTCGGGCCATGGTGGGGTTGATCTCATCCCTGCTGGGCGTGGCCGGAATGTACATGCTCATGGCAGCACCATTTATGGCCTTCATGCAGATTCTTATCTACGTGGGTGCGGTCTGTGTGCTCATCTTCTTTGCTATCATGCTTACCCGCGCTGATGACCAAGGCGTTGAATCCGGAAGTCGCAGGTCGGGTAAGTCCGCACTGGCGGCCCTGACTTTCATCGCCCCGGTTACAGTTATCGGGTTCATTCTGGTCAAGTTCCAGCCTGCGTCAATCAATATTCCGGTTGAGGTCCCGTTGATCCAGATCGGTAGAGGGTTGCTGGAAGACTATCCGGTGGCATTTGAGCTTATTTCAGTAGTCTTGCTTGCTGCCATGGCCGGGGCTGTTCTGCTGGCTTTCGAACAGAAAGGCAAGAAAGGGGGGAAAGCATAA
- a CDS encoding 4Fe-4S dicluster domain-containing protein: MSVIKKIWDDVTSLWSLIVGLKVTGRNFIDKNVTLHYPRETVTFEQLEGFRGPLELIGKPKDPGKPKCIACMMCVTACPSKCITVLKAKAPKPTEAELQAMKEAEERGEKVKKPKAPKEPAKFLYDFSLCSLCGSCVENCPANALRYSSNVYLTVTDRKELKMDLLARLGAQAEASIAEKRAEKAAESPKNIEAETTEKEAGTES; the protein is encoded by the coding sequence ATGAGTGTAATTAAAAAAATTTGGGACGACGTAACTTCTCTCTGGTCTCTTATCGTGGGGCTGAAGGTCACAGGTAGAAATTTTATCGATAAAAACGTCACCCTGCATTACCCGCGTGAAACGGTTACTTTCGAGCAGCTTGAGGGTTTTCGCGGTCCGTTGGAACTAATCGGCAAACCCAAAGATCCGGGCAAGCCTAAATGTATCGCTTGTATGATGTGCGTTACTGCTTGTCCCAGTAAATGTATTACCGTGCTTAAGGCTAAAGCTCCCAAGCCTACCGAGGCTGAACTTCAGGCTATGAAGGAAGCCGAGGAGCGGGGCGAAAAGGTCAAAAAGCCTAAAGCACCCAAAGAACCGGCAAAGTTTCTTTATGATTTTTCACTTTGCTCACTTTGTGGATCATGCGTGGAAAATTGTCCCGCTAATGCTCTTAGATATTCATCAAATGTATATCTGACCGTGACTGACCGTAAGGAACTTAAAATGGATCTGCTGGCGAGGCTCGGTGCACAGGCCGAAGCGTCTATTGCGGAAAAGAGGGCGGAAAAAGCGGCAGAGTCTCCTAAAAATATTGAAGCTGAAACTACTGAAAAAGAGGCAGGGACAGAATCATGA
- the nuoH gene encoding NADH-quinone oxidoreductase subunit NuoH has product MSQIPVELVKLLIALVAIAAFVGLNGLVLVYLERKVAGFVQRRPGPYEVGPQGLLQPLADAVKLIGKQLFTPSGSDKLLFWMAPILSFMPVLLLFLPIPFGPVATGMEMDLGLLLILAFAGLNVLAICLAGWGSNNKWGILGAARAVAQSVAYEIPLLLSVLAIAFMTGSLNLTTVVEGQGGWPWQWNVFLQPLAFIIYFISALGETNRAPFDLPEAESELTAGFHTEYSGMGFGMFFLAEYANMIVVCSVAAALFLGGWQGPFFDGAWWFLAKVYTLLLVMIWLRWTYPRVRFDQLLNINWKWLMPLALLNLFITAFVMKL; this is encoded by the coding sequence ATGTCTCAAATTCCTGTAGAACTCGTAAAACTGCTCATCGCGCTGGTGGCAATCGCTGCTTTTGTGGGATTGAACGGGCTGGTGCTGGTCTACCTTGAACGTAAGGTTGCCGGATTCGTGCAGCGCAGGCCCGGACCTTATGAAGTAGGACCGCAAGGGTTGCTGCAACCGCTTGCTGATGCAGTAAAATTGATCGGGAAGCAGCTTTTCACCCCCAGCGGTTCGGATAAATTGCTTTTCTGGATGGCTCCGATTCTGTCTTTCATGCCCGTACTTTTGTTGTTTTTGCCTATCCCTTTTGGTCCCGTTGCAACCGGGATGGAAATGGACCTCGGGCTGCTGCTCATTTTGGCCTTCGCAGGTTTGAACGTGCTGGCAATCTGTCTCGCTGGCTGGGGATCAAATAACAAATGGGGAATCCTCGGCGCGGCAAGGGCTGTGGCTCAGTCCGTGGCTTATGAAATTCCGCTGCTGCTTTCAGTTCTGGCAATCGCTTTCATGACCGGAAGTCTGAACCTGACTACTGTTGTCGAAGGGCAGGGCGGCTGGCCGTGGCAGTGGAATGTGTTTTTACAGCCGCTGGCCTTCATCATTTATTTTATCAGCGCACTTGGTGAAACCAACCGCGCTCCCTTTGACTTGCCGGAAGCGGAAAGTGAACTGACTGCCGGATTCCATACTGAATATTCAGGCATGGGGTTTGGTATGTTTTTCCTTGCTGAATACGCCAACATGATCGTGGTCTGCTCCGTGGCCGCGGCCCTGTTTCTCGGCGGTTGGCAGGGACCGTTTTTTGACGGCGCATGGTGGTTCCTTGCTAAGGTCTACACCCTGCTGCTGGTTATGATCTGGCTGCGCTGGACTTATCCTCGCGTACGCTTTGATCAGCTTCTGAATATCAATTGGAAATGGCTTATGCCCTTAGCTTTGTTGAACCTGTTTATCACCGCTTTCGTGATGAAGTTATAG
- a CDS encoding NADH-quinone oxidoreductase subunit D codes for MNTFLEGDYYTNHFEKGADDHTMILNMGPQHPSTHGVLRVILEMDGEYIVRAEPVLGYLHRMHEKMAEVKSWVQFIPNMGRVDYLHPLAWNHAYVCAVEKLAGIEVPERAEYIRVITTELNRISSHLLWWGAYLLDLGAFTPIMYAFDDREIMMDMMQKVTGARLTYSNFRFGGVVHDLDDDFSGKCTEFIKRLRDRLPMYKDLVTDNIILRKRIEEIGYMDADMCNRYGATGPLIRGAGVEHDTRRAEPYSVYARFDWKVPVYYEADAMARYMVRMEEIEQSLNIVEQALEQLPEGEHIIKKAPKPTWKAPAGEAYFSTEGARGKVGIHIVSDGSKIPYRIKLRAPGFSNLSLFAECAQGTMLADAVAILGSLDMVIPEIDR; via the coding sequence ATGAATACATTTCTTGAAGGTGACTACTACACCAATCATTTTGAGAAGGGCGCAGACGATCACACCATGATCCTGAATATGGGCCCGCAGCATCCTTCTACCCATGGAGTTTTGCGGGTCATCCTTGAAATGGACGGTGAATACATTGTCCGCGCTGAGCCTGTGCTGGGCTATCTGCATCGCATGCATGAGAAAATGGCTGAGGTGAAAAGCTGGGTTCAGTTTATTCCCAATATGGGCCGTGTGGATTACCTGCATCCGCTGGCATGGAACCATGCTTACGTGTGCGCGGTGGAAAAACTGGCCGGGATCGAAGTGCCTGAAAGGGCCGAGTACATCCGGGTTATCACCACGGAGTTGAACCGCATTTCCTCGCACCTGCTCTGGTGGGGGGCCTATTTGCTGGACCTCGGCGCATTCACCCCGATCATGTACGCATTTGATGACCGTGAAATCATGATGGACATGATGCAGAAGGTGACCGGAGCCAGACTTACTTACAGTAATTTCCGTTTCGGCGGGGTGGTACACGATCTTGATGATGATTTTTCTGGAAAGTGTACCGAATTTATTAAACGTCTGCGTGACCGTCTGCCCATGTACAAGGATCTGGTCACCGACAACATAATCCTGCGTAAACGTATCGAGGAAATCGGCTACATGGATGCGGATATGTGTAACCGCTACGGTGCCACCGGCCCGCTCATTCGTGGCGCAGGTGTTGAACATGATACTCGTAGAGCCGAACCTTACTCGGTTTATGCTCGCTTTGATTGGAAGGTTCCGGTTTATTATGAAGCTGATGCCATGGCCCGCTATATGGTGCGCATGGAAGAGATCGAGCAGAGCCTGAATATTGTTGAGCAGGCCCTTGAGCAGCTTCCTGAAGGTGAACACATCATCAAAAAGGCTCCCAAGCCCACTTGGAAGGCCCCGGCAGGAGAAGCCTATTTCTCCACTGAAGGTGCCCGTGGCAAGGTCGGAATTCATATTGTGAGTGACGGAAGCAAAATTCCATACCGAATCAAGCTGCGTGCTCCGGGATTTTCCAACCTGTCTCTGTTCGCCGAATGTGCGCAAGGTACTATGTTGGCTGATGCGGTTGCCATTCTCGGCAGTCTGGACATGGTAATCCCGGAAATCGACAGGTAG
- a CDS encoding NADH-quinone oxidoreductase subunit C, translating into MMDGNLSLPVTPLMVGKGSVETSGVTMNVFLMSDDITQAAEAMLKQAYHLENIDALDVAEGFLITYHYEHFTKPGRIAHRVLVCRDEPELPSISSLFQGADWHERECHDFHGVNFSGHPNLLPLLLDPETPNGVLLKDDKGRKPLRDILNPGEIVFKGEGFTLFDEDAPESEEESAS; encoded by the coding sequence ATGATGGATGGCAATTTAAGTCTTCCGGTAACCCCGCTTATGGTCGGTAAGGGAAGTGTTGAGACTTCCGGGGTAACCATGAATGTCTTCCTTATGTCCGATGACATTACACAGGCGGCAGAGGCCATGCTCAAACAGGCCTACCATCTTGAAAATATTGATGCCCTTGATGTGGCTGAAGGTTTTCTGATCACTTATCACTATGAACATTTCACCAAGCCGGGACGTATTGCCCATCGGGTGCTGGTTTGTCGTGACGAACCGGAATTACCGTCTATTTCTTCTCTTTTTCAGGGAGCTGATTGGCATGAGCGTGAGTGCCATGACTTTCATGGCGTGAATTTCAGCGGACATCCTAATCTTTTACCTCTGCTGCTTGATCCTGAAACACCGAACGGGGTGCTGCTTAAGGATGATAAAGGGCGTAAGCCATTGCGTGATATTCTTAACCCCGGTGAGATTGTATTCAAAGGGGAAGGGTTCACTCTCTTTGATGAGGACGCTCCAGAATCGGAAGAGGAGTCTGCATCATGA